The Vanrija pseudolonga chromosome 1, complete sequence genomic sequence gcggggcgggggcgtgtGCGTCGgtgcaagcaagcaagctgCGCTCCATCACatggcagcgagcgagccccGACGCCCCGCTcgtccgcccgcccgctggcgagcccgagctgaCCCCCCTCGCAGCCGTCCAGGCTCCGGCAAGTCGACGCTAGCGTACCCCCTCGCAGACCACATCAACGAGCTCCTCCTAGGCCACCCGGTACCCGAGGCGCCCATcaacgccgagacggcgGTCGCGAGCCCGCCAACGACAcgcgcggacgacgacgtcgccatCTGCGTCGGGCAGGACGGGTGGCACTGTACGCGGGCTGAGCTGGACGCGTTTCCTGACCCTGTCGAGGCGCACTGGAGGAGGGTACgtcgaggggaggggagaaGATAAGAGAACTCACGCACGCCCAGGGCGCCGCGTTCACGTTCGACCTGCCCCGCTACGCCGAGTTTGTGTGCTcgctccgcgcgccgctgcctgccccaCCGATCCCCTTCCCGACGTTTGACcacaagctcaaggacccGCGCCCGAGCCCCACGCCGATCCTGTCGCGCCaccgcatcgtcgtcatcgaggGCCTGTACACCATGCTCGATGAGCCCGGGTGGCGCGAGACGGCCGCGCAGATGGACATGCGCGTGTGGGTCGAGgtgccgcgcgacgtcgtgttCCGGCGCGTGCTCAAGCGTAACACGGAAGCGGGGATCGTTAGCTCTGAGCTCGCGGAGAAGCGCGTCAACCAGAGCGATATGgtcaacggcgacgacgtgtaTGCGCACCGCTACAAGGTCACCGATACGATCTACCCCGCCGATGTGCCGCAGTAGGCGCAACGTGCGCCACGCAACCAAGCAAGATAAGACAGCCACATTGTAGAATAATACACCCCCCACCCATCCCCACCCCTCATCCTAGACCGCCGTATGGCTATGCATGTCATTAGAGTCCCGAGATATGATTACGATTGCGTCTATGTGCATCATGCCCAGGGCCGGAGCGCCTAGGCAAGCTTGAGAATGTCGTTGATgcgcggctcgccctcgagcacaGTGGCAGTCACGGCGCCCttgccggccgcctcgtcccagccgagcgcgcggctcTTGGCGAGCATCTCGTCCCACCAGGGGAAgaggaggtcgcgcgcgatcAGGCGGAACCACGGCGTGAACGAGTACTGGCTGTCGGCGAacatggcctcgagctcggcgcgcgagacgTAGCGCGCGTCGCCAATCTCGTTGGGGTTGATGTCGGTGGGCACGTCCTTGGCCGTGAAGAGAATGTAGTCGACTAgggagcggcgcgtcagcgcccgccgcgacaaACACGCCTCTCGGTTCTCTGCTACTCACTCTCGTGCTCGCCCCACACGCCGTTCGACGGCGCGAGGTAGTGGATCCGCGTGAGGAAGGTGAACTCCTCGGGCTTGATCGCGTCGGTGGggatgccgagctcgtggTCGAGCTTACGgatggcagcggcgcggacACCTGAGCGTGGGTGTCAGTACTTGCAATgtggcagcgacgaggcaaCGGCACGGAGGTCGGCCTCAGCTGAGAGCTTCGGCCTGGGCTCGCGGGTAAACCCCACTCGGTGTCTTGGCACGGAGCACCAGCAcggggcgccgaggcgccgaggcgtcgacACGACACAACAGCTGCAGCCCGCGCGACTACTCACCAGCCTGTccctcctcgacaatctcCGACTTGATGTACAGCGGGTGCGAGCAGCAGGTGTTTGTCCACTGGTCGGGGAAGGTGATcttctcgctcgcgcgcttctGGAGGAGCAGGCGGCCGTCGGACGGGCGGAAGAGGAACACGGAAAAGGCGCGGTGCAGGAGGCCGTCGTTGATCGAGGTCATGAGGTGGCCTGTGGCGGGGTGTCAGCTCTCGTGTCTTGCCTGACAGCTTCGAAGCTTcaccacactcacactcCTTCTTCGAGCCCTCGCCGTACGCCTTGTCgttctcgtcgacgaggatgcaGCGCTCCTCCATGAGGCGcacctgctcctcgtcgtagcCGTCGAGCGAGACGGTGTTGTTGGTGGCTGTTGTCgttgtggtggtcgtggcggACATTTTAGCAGGCAGATGCGATGGACAAAGTCAAGGCAGGAGCAGCAACAAATGTCACTTTTGTCAGTGGTCGCCCAAGGCGCGTCGAGCCAAGCGGAGATCGTGCCACTGTCGGTCAGTCGGCTGgctgggccgcggcgcggcggcggcgcgtcttAGCCGGGCGGAACAAATACATTTGATAAAAGTGGCCCAAGGGTTGGAAATCACAAAAGCCACGTGTAAAATAGGCTAAACTTGTAAATAACTTGAATGGATCTGTGGAAGGCCAGCGTCGCGCGACCACACGcgcgcccaccgcccacttgacctcgtcgacattCGCCACATACCACCTGCCCCATGATCATGAGCAGAGGCGTAGTACATACCTCGGATGCATCATtgcggtcgagctgggcgggacGAGGGCCAGCTGACGCCCGGGCAATGGGGAGGGGAGACGGCGTCATGCACCGCCGACGAGTGGGCCTCATGACATGGTCACTTCATATATCTGCGCGGTCGGGTGACTGccagcgcgctgctcgccgtcgtctcccACGCACTCACAACGTCTCAACCTAGCAACGCAACACATCTACACTCGCTGTCCTCTTGCAGTAGTGAGTTGGCAGGCTCTGGCCTCAGTGGCCCTGTGCCTCcccacgacctcgccaccgAGGTGTGGCCCGTGTGCCACTTtaccgcggcggcgccgttgccacaagcccgctgacaccccagtgAACACAACGGACATGAACGTGCGCCCACTGACTAGTGAGGTCGTTCCGTCTGCTAATACCGCCCCTTCTTCCTCCCCGTCTGCATCTGCCACACTACCCCCCGGGACAATCacctcgtgctgctgctggtgctgcacTGCCGCCTGGGCCGCGGGCTTAGCAGCCTGTCTCGGACTCGCCGCCGATGGGCATCCCCGCCGAACATCAAGTACGCCCGAACGGTCCTCGTCGGAACAgctgcgaggcgaggccggGGATCATCGAGAGCACACATCTCGCGCCGCTAAACGAGGGGCTCGTCGCCGAAGAGCACGAGCATGCCGTCGAGATTGAGGGCGAGcgtgggtggcggcggacgaaGCACAGAGCTGACAGCACGAAGCCATAATGCTCCCGAAAAAGATGGCCATGGGCAGCAAGCACATGCGCAAGATGTAGCGGCggtcgttgctgctgctggtccgAATTTAGCCCTTCAGTTCGGGTTCGTGGAATGGAATGCGAGAAGGATGGAgtgaggggaggggagatAAGGAGGGCGGGGTACATGGCCCCACGCGAGCCGTGTCCTCGTTCATTGTCCTGTGGCGTTTGTATGAGGCTTGCGAAGAACAACAAGACTGCGATAAAAAAAGACAAACACGTTATAACAATGTTGGTGATAGTCAATGCAGGATTCAGTGGCGTCAGAGTCGCCGAGTCGGCTTCGCGTCTTCCCTACCTtcgccaccttcctcgtcttccctccGTTTGTGAAGGAAGGTGGCCCATggctcacccacccacccaccctcgagcGTTGCTCGCGAGGGAAggtcgcccacccacccaccctgctgcgcgagcaagacgtcgcccgcccacccgcccctATGATCGCTGCGCGATCAAGAAtgtatgccaccacccacccctcctccggGTTCCGCCTCCCCCAATGCtggcacccacccctccacctgCTCCTTCCCTCCAGCCGCCTCCCCAGGCACAACACCCCACGTGTCGGCAACGTGATGGTGAGTAGTAGTAAATGCCAGGTACCATATAAAGACGTGATGAAGTGCAGCCAAGCTAGCAAAGATTTGTTAGAGTTGTGGGATGATGCGGGGAGGCAGGCGGCTCGAGGCGGTGCGAGTTGGCAGAGTGACGACAAGGCGTTATATGCAGGGGTGgctggcgcggggcgcgcATGGCACACATTGCGGGAACTGGGACGGTGAGGCAGTCATGGGCCAGTTCTGCGCTAGCAAGGCCAGAAGAGTCGATAGACGGTGGGACGGGACGAGGGGAAGGGAGGGGGACACTGCGCTTTTGGTGGCTTGGGTCGGGGCATATGtacgggcgggcggcgggcggcaagcGGCAGGATTGCCCAGGGCGTGGAGGGTTGTGATGGCGTCGGAACAGGCACCAGTCCAACCAACATGTATGTCGAGCCAAACGAGACGAGGGcatctcgtcgaggaggagagcagTCAGAGTtcagctgcctgcctgtctgccGCTGCATGGTTGGTGCCTTCTCGGtgtgcctcgtcgtctgtccATCTCATTGTCTTTTGAGCTGCAGCCAGCCCAACAACGACCGAAGGGGGCCAAAGCGCAAAGCAATCCGACAACGACAAGCACTAGCACTCCATCACACTGCAATCACTTTTATCTCACCCACACTACACCTCTTTGCATCTCGCTGTTACCACTTGACCACCTAGACTGCCGTCACGACCCATTTCTAGAAACGACGCCACGCGAGACACGGCGCAGTCaccgcgacgaggaccacGACCCGCGCCGCGACATCACTGTGACGCCACGATTTCCATTTCCACTtgcaccagcaccacgcgCAAGCCAGACGCCTTAGACTCCCCACTAAGAGGCCTGCTTTAGAACTCGCATCTCTACGACaactgcgccgcgcccatctcgacctcgacgcccatCCACTCGTCGCCAAGAACACACGACCACATACACACAGATTGTCAACAGCCGAGGCCCCTTGCAGAGCGCAGGGTCGACTTGTTGGAGCCCACTCTCGTCCCCCACATCaagcgcccgcccgcccgcgcctgcgcgcgctgcgacACTCATTTCCACGCACGGGTCACCGCTTGTGGTTTCattgtcgctgccgccgtggcTGACTGCCAGACTCGTTGACTGCTAGGAGCTAGCTCACAAGGTGAGTGGTCAGTCTGGCGTCGCGATTAGCTTGAccactggcgccgccgctgcagccgcTGATACTGACGCGCTGCTCCGCCTGTCTTCCTCTGCGTGACATCTTTTACAGGACGATTACCGCCCACCATCCTCGACGCGTTCTGGCCCAAAGCCTAGCTCTTTGCTGGCCCCGTTGCCCGTTGCCcgttgcgccgccgcgtacACAACGCCCAGCCTACCTTTGACTATCGacaaccacccaccgccgGCCAGTCTGCACATaccccccttcccctcccctcccccctccagCTTGGTTCTGCGCCACCGCAGCATCCCCTTTGTTGCGACCGCCCAACTCTCCGCCCAAACTCTGCGTCTCTTCTTGTttgctcgacgtcgccatcCAATCTCCCTCCTCGCACTCGTGCGCCGCAGGCCGGCTCAAGACGACGTGTTGAAAATCGAACGCCCAGCAGCCTAGACAACCATGGGCTTCGAAGCAGCTCCAGCTGCTGCTCCGATCCAAAAGGATGGCGGAGATGACGACGCCATGCTCCTCCAGTCGGTGAGGATGAAGATGTCGTCGCGTGATCTGGAAGCCATGCGTCGCGCAAGGTGGACAATGATCGAGGGGTCGGATGGCGCTCCGTCCCAGCTCTACTCGCAGACCCCCGCCGTCAAGCCGGGTCCCCGGAGATCAAGCTTGAACAATGAGTTAGAAATGGCAACAGAGCCTCCCCGTACAAGGTCGACAGGCGTTACCCCAAAGGTGCGAAGCGGTCGACCCCAGACGGCACCTTCTAGCAACGCGAACGGAGAGGTGCGTGCAGAGCTAACTGCTCGTACTGCTCGTCGGATCTTGGActgacgtcgacgcgcccaGCTTTCCTCGCCTCCATTCAAGCCAGACTACGTCATTGCAGTCGTCGGACACGATGGAGTAGGCAAGTCGACAGTCATCAGGCGGGCAATCAAGTCGTACAATGTCTCCACTCCCGTTACAACGGCCACCCATGATGGACATACCAGTGCGTGCCACTGTGCGCCATGGTCCATGAAACCCTGACTAACGAGCACCAAAGTCACGTCGTCGTACGCCCAGATCAAGGCCGGAGGAAAGTTGACCCACGACTGTGCAGTCGAGTTTGTGGAGGTCAACCTTCGCGCCCTCGACTTGTCTGGCGTTGCCAAGGTTTGGCCCGCACAGATGCAGTCGGTGTCTGGTGCGATACTGTGCTATGATGCCGACCGGCGTGATACTCTGCGTGGATTGTCCGAAGCGCTGCGTGAGTGTACCTTGCTGCTTGGACCACCTCCTCGGGGGCTGTCGCTCACACGCACAAAACAAACAGACCAGCTGTGTCCGGCCCTCCCCATCGTGCTGTTTGCGTGCAAGTCCGACCCGGGTAAAAAGACAGAGGTCGAcgcccaggtcggcgactCTATCGGTCACCCATACAACGTCGGTCTAATCGAAGTCACAACAGCAACAACTCAAGGAAAGCACAAGATGCGAACTGGCCTCCGCTGGCTGCTCTACCGTTTGGAGGAACGCCAACGTGAGTGGCGGTCTTTTGATTGCCGCCCCTGTAGCAACAGCCACTGACAAATTTAACAGGCCGagaggcgcgccgcgcggctggTCGTGCTACGCCCGATGGCACAAagtcgccgtcatcgcccGGACCTCCTTCTGGGCTCACAACGTCTGGCCTGACTAGCGACGAGAGGGCAATCTTACGAGCCAAGAGCCGCCGCCCTACCCACGAGCGTGGGACTGGGAGTATCGACGACTTCTCGGACACGCActccagctcgtccagtCTCGGCTGGATGATCAAGAATGGTCTCGGCAGCTCGGCAACGTCGACAGAGGAGTCGCACGAGAGCACCCCCACGCTGGAAGGAGAGAAGAGCGCGGGGCCAGAGCAGCCAACTCCCTCCCAGACCCAGTCTCAGCCATCGACCACTGGCGAGCCAGAACTCTACAcctcgctcgaggagctgatGAACCGGCTATTCACCGCCATTGTCTCGACAGAGAGTGAGTGGCGCGTAGCTGGAAGCAGCGCTGACACACCCCAGACGATGCCTTTGTCCAGGCATTCTTCATGACGTACAGACGCTTCTGCCACCCTCGAGACCTGATGAAGGAGTTCCACGACCGCttcgtcgaggtcgagcagtACGCAGTGTCGCGCGACATTCGGCTATGGGCGCTCATGAAGTGAGTTTGTTGACTCGAAAACATGGTTCGATGCTCACGCCTCCAGGCTCGCGGGTGCCTTGGTAACTTGGACCACTAGGTACCCcggcgaccttgccgacCCGGAGGTTCAAGCGCGTTTCCGCAAGACCCTCAGCCTCTTGCTGCAGCACACCTTCCTAGCGCACATCACATCCGAGTTGGTCAACGTGGAGCAGAGGTTTGACAGCactgtcgacctcgacgactcgTGGTCGTACAACCCCCCGGCTGAACCTCTCCAAGACACCAAGGAGGCACCGCTCCTCGAGTCGGCCAACTCTGCCGTTGAGATTGTGCTAGACAAGGATGACGAGGTCGACTCGACCACACCAGTCAGCAAGAAGGCACCATCGTCTCGCACCATGTccacgacgagcttgagcaTGGAGGCCGACCCCTATGCGCCGCGCAAGGGGCCTGCTTCGGAGCGCGCGACCaccgactcgagctcggacaTTTCGCGATCAATCGCGTCCATCAACTCTGGCGACGAGTCTGGGCACCAGCGTTGGAATGCCGCCGTTCAGACGATCCTGTCGATGGACCCGCACGTCTTCGCCCTCGAGTTGACGAGGATGCAGTGGGAGTTGTTCTCTGCCATTCGACCACGTGACATCTTCCGCCACGACTTTGGaaaggagcgcggcgacccCGTGGGTGTGTCCATCACGTTCTTCAACCACGTCTCGCGATGGGTGTCGACTCTGATCATGGCCCCGTCCAAGCCCAAGTACCGCGCCAAGCTGTACGAGGCCTTTGTGCGCATCTCGCACCAGCTCCGCCGCCTGAACAATTACGACACGCTGTGCGCTGTAATCGCCGGTTTGAGGGAGACGTCGGTTCACCGTCTCAGCCACACGCACCAGCATGTTCGCCTCGACGCGACTCTGCAGCGCGAGTTCCAGAGCCACCTCAAGCTCATGGACCCCCGTGGTGGCTATGTCCACTACCGCCGTGCGCTGCAGGCCGACAGCACGTGCGGGCACGCGGCGATCCCCCTCTTGACGACTGTGCTCAGCCTGGTCAGCCGGCTGCAAGCTGGCCGACCAGAGGACGTTCGGGCCGACGGCATGATCCAGTGGGACAAGTTTGCGCGCTTTGGCCAGATTCTTTCTGTTATCAACGAGTTTCAAGCTCGTGGCGCCATGGTTCCAGGCCATGTAACGCCTGCATTCCGGCGGCTAATGGAAGAGACGCCCATTATTGGAAACGAGGACGTGAGTTTGATTTTGGTGGGCGTGGTTGTGGGAATCATTCGCTGACGGCAACTTCAGGCACTGTACGAGCGGAGCAAGTTGATTGAGCCAGGAGGATCCCACGGGGGCGGCATGCTGCGCAAGCTGGCCAGCCTGGCGTTGTAGAGCGGGTGGGGGGGTCTTGGCCTTGCGTGAATTGCGCGATAGAAGAAGGAAAGGACAGACGACAGAAGTTGATTTTTGGGCTTTTCTAGCATCCACATGTACTACAACACTGCAATTGATTCTCACCCTGCATTGTAATGTATACCACCGTGATTTGTGCGACAAGTGTAGAGGGTTGTGGAACGCGTTAGTATTGCGGCTCTCGTCGGGGTTGCCACACTAGTAGTAGTGTCAGTGTGCCACGTGAGAGAGAGTGAATTttgcggcgggcgcggcgcgcggcgccgagcggcgacCTAAAGGAATGAATTCGGGATTGTGACTGGCATTTCAGGCACATCGTAATAACACTGAGAGTTTTGTGCGGCGTCCCAGCCAAGCGACTTGGCCTGGACAGTGCAGTGTAGCCCATTCCACGGCCGTGCACCACGCTGCCGCCCTCTCTCCCtctgccctccctccctgtGTGTTTGTCGTGGGCTCAGAGTGCCCACCTGATGCCCTCGCTCTGCCCCTGCTCACCGCCTAGGTCCGGCGCTAGTCTACGTCACGAAGCGAAAATGCCTCAACTCACGACCGAGGCGCAACAAACTCTCacccctcctctcctcctccctctccttcccccaccaccacatccCGAGAGATACAAGAACGTCGTCGATCGTCGATCTTTCTCTCGCCACACAAACACACACTCACTCAAAGACTCAAAAGTCTTAGACGTACACCAAGAACCACTCTAGACACACATAACAAGAAGCAACAATGgcatcctcgagctcgtgcgggTGAGTAGTAGCGAGATtcgaggaaggaaggaggagCTGGCTGACGACACGGCAGCTGCAAGTCGACCCCCAAGACGGCCTGTGTTTGCCCCAAGGGCCAGTGCGCGTGAGTGTCGTGTCGCCAAGCTGGCCGTGCACGCCCACGTTAGCTGACCCCTCTCTCTAGCTGCGGCaaggccaccaccacctcttCGTGCCAGTGCAAGtctggcggcgcgtgctcgtgcgcGTCCGGCTCGTGCAAGtgcggctcgtcgagcaccgcctgctcgtgctccaCCAGCGGCGAGTGCAAGTGCCAGTCGAGCAGCTGCACGTGCGCCAACTGCCCTCACAAGCAGGCGTGCGCGTGCAACCCGTCGACCGGCGCGTGTGACTGCCGCACCGCTGGCAAGTGCACCTGCGCGCCCGGCAGCTGCCAGTGCGCCAACTGCCCCGCGAAGCAGGCGTGCGCTTGCAACCCCGCGACCGGCAAGTGTGACTGCAAGACGGCGGGCACTTGCTCGTGTGCGCCCGGCTCGTGCCAGTGCGCCAACTGCCCTGCGAAGGCTCCCGGCTGCTCGTGCAAGTCTGGAGGCAGCTGCCAGTGTGCCGGCGCTTGCAAGTGTGGCGaggcctcctcgtcgtcgtgctgcgccggtggcgcctcgtcgtcgtccaccgcGTGCGCCTGCAACCCCTCGACTGGCAAGTGCGACTGCCGCACGGCCGGCAAGTGCACCTGCGCCCCCGGCAGCTGCCAGTGCGCCAACTGCCCCGCCAAGTGCGCGTGCAACCCCGCCACTGGCAAGTGTGATTGCCGTACCGCCggcacctgcacctgcgcGCCTGGCTCGTGCCAGTGCGCCAACTGCCCCGCCAAGAAGTCCAGCTGCCAGTGCAAGAGCGGCGGTAGCTGCTCGTGTGCTTCAGGCTCGTGCAAGTGtggccagtcgtcgtcgtgctcttGCTCGaccggcggcagctgcgccTGTGAGCCCAGCTCGTGCAAGTGCGCCAACTGCCCCCACAAGGCCGCTTCGGGCTGCAAGTGAGTCGAGCTACCTACCACGCCGGTACCTCGCTAACGCGCACAGCTGCAGCTCCACGTCGGTCTGCTCGTGCGACAAGGGCTCGTGCAAGTGCAGCCCCTGCAACGCCGAGTTCACCACCTGCGGGTGAGTATAACGCCAGCGCTGAGCCTCGTTctccactcacacacacgcagctgtggcggcaacggcggcgcctgCACCTGCGCCCAGGGCAAGTGTGTCTGCGACTCGTGCCCCAAGTCTGTCCGCCGCACCGACTGCGCGTGCAAGGCTACGTGCACCTGTGCGCCCGGCACCGACTGCGGACCCGGCAAGTGCGGCTGCGCGACGTGCCCCAAGCCTCCTCAggcttcggcttcgggcTCGGCTTCGGGCTCGGGATGCAAGTGAGTGTTGGCGTGTGGTCTTGGGGCAGGCATCATCAGCCAGAGCAAGGCTGATAGGCATagctgcggcgcgagctgcCAGTGTTCCCCGTGCAAGTGCGGCCAGTAACTGGTTGACGTGATGACGGCGTTGGAGGagagaggaggacgagccggAATGAGGATGCCCCAGGAGCCGGAGCCGGAGCCGCCGAGTCGAGTTTCGTTTGAGCCTTGATTGACCTGGAGCAGAGGTCGGTTGTGAAGAGTCAAGATTGTGCAGCATTACCGTCCCTTGTAGCAAAGATATTCATGAAGTGGTTTGATATATACGGGTAGGGCGGGCATTGAGTGACTGGAGGGGACGACCGCGCGGGTCGTGTGGGTGGGCGTGACGTGGGCGGGGAAGGAAGCATGTGTGTGGAGTTCTCAGAACCATGATCTCATTGCGTCCCGAAGCGCAAGGCCAGGCGAGACGAGCTAGTCACAGCTTCGCAGAGGCGCAGAGGCTAGTGCCGGCTGGCCGGAAATGCCAGCCAGCACGACCAGCAGTTGCCACGAGACCCACAAGCCGTCATGATCCACCACACCCCCCGCACAAGCTCAGCCGGGCCTCTGGATCCGCATCCCCTCCCGCCAGAGTAGCGGGTGGGTACAGGCGCACCAGTCGAGCTGGGCACGTTATCCTCGGTTTGGTTTAATCATTGCttgtgggtgggggagaaGGACATTGCAAGTTGGAGGACGGGGGacggagggaggagggaggagggacgCGGGGAAGGGGGGCGTCGACAATAAGCACAAGGCTGCGCCTAAGGGGATGGTCAGCTTGGACAAGCGTCaagccgccgaggccgtcctGCATATGTCAGCCGCGTCAGTTAcccagcgtcgtcgcgtccttGCTGGCGCGCCAGGCGTGACAAGTCGGTCGGTCGAATCGAGCTCGGtgttgcgcgcgcgcgcacagcacGCCAGTCAGCTATGTAGCTCGTGTGAGTGCTCTGGTTCTGGTGGATCAGCatcggcgcagcggcggcacggccGTTCCGTTCGTTGCTGGCGGAAGACGAAAGATGAGCAAAGGCAAAAGTCGGCCAGCCAGCTCTCGAGGAAATGCACACAGGtcacccgccagccagcgcacGGACCCACGGCGATCTCCGCGCACACACCACTGTTGACATCACGGTTGGCGCGGCTGTGTCACCACAACCACCCTTCCACCATGTCGCCGAGCGTGTACGTCGAGCTACCCAGAAGAACTgccaagcggcgcgccgaggtcgtgccggacgcggccgaggcgggccCGTCGCGCCCATGGCCCAAGGTGGGCCCGTCGGCCGTGGTCATACTGACGGCCAGCAGACGCGTCGGACCGCCAGCCACGCAGAGAGCAGTAGCGATACCGACGAATACGATATCAAGAGCGAGCAGCCCTCGCGGGGCGACGagaacgccgaggcggtcgagagTGACGAGAGTGAGGACAagccgcgcctcgacgacgcgaacGCCCAGCCGCGCaccaggcggcgcaggcggcgcgacgacggcgagccgcgtgtccggcgccagcgccagcctcGGGCcagacggcagcggcggcgcaggcacgacgacgacgataaCGACAGTTATggggaagaggacgacgaacagccccctgcgcggcggcgtcgggcgaggcgacggcgcgcgttcgacgcgcacgccgacgacgatgactACGATgacggcggaggcggcggcgtcgctgggcCAGTGGGCATCCGTACCAATCCCAACGGGGACCAGTACATCCAGGTAACTAGCAAGGCGTTGTGGTCGGCACTGACGCCAGCTCGCACCCTACCGCCACGTCACGCTGCGCGTGTGGCAGGGCGAGACGTATGTCGATATCCGTAATGTGCGTGGTGTGTGGGCCGGGGCGACACTGACGCTCGCCAGTTCTACAGGGACCGaagcggcgagctcgcgccgacgaccaagGGGATCAGTCTCACGCCCGAGCAGTGGGCTCTGCTGCGGGACAATGTGGGCCTCGTGGACGAGAtgctgggcgcggcggtgggtaTCCATCTGTAGACTCGGACAGCACTGCACAACTTGATGTATCATCCTACAACCACTACTACTAGAGCTTGGCATCAGTCGCGTCCTTGCGGATGCGCACGACGGCCTTGCCCCACGTCTTGCGCTTCTCAATGTCCACCAGGCCGCGGGGCACGCTCTGCAGGCCCTCGTAGAGCGGGTCGAAGACCTGGggcacgaggtcgccgttgcGGATGTGCTTGAGCACAATC encodes the following:
- the SPAC227.14_0 gene encoding Putative uridine kinase codes for the protein MTVTVSTTMSSPSPHSTTTMGADVARLAQEIIKAYAGVAQDRRLLIAVAGRPGSGKSTLAYPLADHINELLLGHPVPEAPINAETAVASPPTTRADDDVAICVGQDGWHCTRAELDAFPDPVEAHWRRGAAFTFDLPRYAEFVCSLRAPLPAPPIPFPTFDHKLKDPRPSPTPILSRHRIVVIEGLYTMLDEPGWRETAAQMDMRVWVEVPRDVVFRRVLKRNTEAGIVSSELAEKRVNQSDMVNGDDVYAHRYKVTDTIYPADVPQ
- the IDI gene encoding Isopentenyl-diphosphate Delta-isomerase, giving the protein MSATTTTTTTATNNTVSLDGYDEEQVRLMEERCILVDENDKAYGEGSKKECHLMTSINDGLLHRAFSVFLFRPSDGRLLLQKRASEKITFPDQWTNTCCSHPLYIKSEIVEEGQAGVRAAAIRKLDHELGIPTDAIKPEEFTFLTRIHYLAPSNGVWGEHEIDYILFTAKDVPTDINPNEIGDARYVSRAELEAMFADSQYSFTPWFRLIARDLLFPWWDEMLAKSRALGWDEAAGKGAVTATVLEGEPRINDILKLA
- the SUB1 gene encoding Activated RNA polymerase II transcriptional coactivator p15 — encoded protein: MSPSVYVELPRRTAKRRAEVVPDAAEAGPSRPWPKTRRTASHAESSSDTDEYDIKSEQPSRGDENAEAVESDESEDKPRLDDANAQPRTRRRRRRDDGEPRVRRQRQPRARRQRRRRHDDDDNDSYGEEDDEQPPARRRRARRRRAFDAHADDDDYDDGGGGGVAGPVGIRTNPNGDQYIQLAPYRHVTLRVWQGETYVDIRNFYRDRSGELAPTTKGISLTPEQWALLRDNVGLVDEMLGAAVGIHL
- the gefK gene encoding Ras guanine nucleotide exchange factor K, which produces MGFEAAPAAAPIQKDGGDDDAMLLQSVRMKMSSRDLEAMRRARWTMIEGSDGAPSQLYSQTPAVKPGPRRSSLNNELEMATEPPRTRSTGVTPKVRSGRPQTAPSSNANGELSSPPFKPDYVIAVVGHDGVGKSTVIRRAIKSYNVSTPVTTATHDGHTITSSYAQIKAGGKLTHDCAVEFVEVNLRALDLSGVAKVWPAQMQSVSGAILCYDADRRDTLRGLSEALHQLCPALPIVLFACKSDPGKKTEVDAQVGDSIGHPYNVGLIEVTTATTQGKHKMRTGLRWLLYRLEERQRREARRAAGRATPDGTKSPSSPGPPSGLTTSGLTSDERAILRAKSRRPTHERGTGSIDDFSDTHSSSSSLGWMIKNGLGSSATSTEESHESTPTLEGEKSAGPEQPTPSQTQSQPSTTGEPELYTSLEELMNRLFTAIVSTENDAFVQAFFMTYRRFCHPRDLMKEFHDRFVEVEQYAVSRDIRLWALMKLAGALVTWTTRYPGDLADPEVQARFRKTLSLLLQHTFLAHITSELVNVEQRFDSTVDLDDSWSYNPPAEPLQDTKEAPLLESANSAVEIVLDKDDEVDSTTPVSKKAPSSRTMSTTSLSMEADPYAPRKGPASERATTDSSSDISRSIASINSGDESGHQRWNAAVQTILSMDPHVFALELTRMQWELFSAIRPRDIFRHDFGKERGDPVGVSITFFNHVSRWVSTLIMAPSKPKYRAKLYEAFVRISHQLRRLNNYDTLCAVIAGLRETSVHRLSHTHQHVRLDATLQREFQSHLKLMDPRGGYVHYRRALQADSTCGHAAIPLLTTVLSLVSRLQAGRPEDVRADGMIQWDKFARFGQILSVINEFQARGAMVPGHVTPAFRRLMEETPIIGNEDALYERSKLIEPGGSHGGGMLRKLASLAL